A single window of Aquarana catesbeiana isolate 2022-GZ linkage group LG10, ASM4218655v1, whole genome shotgun sequence DNA harbors:
- the LOC141109891 gene encoding olfactory receptor 6N1-like gives MEKLDNHSKVNEIILSGFPSLERFHILLFVILLIIYLFIITGNCLIILVIQNVPSLHFPMYFFIGALSCLEICYTAVTIPKMLADLLDKENKISFTGCLLQAYFLHAFGAAECYILTIMAYDRYLAICKPLQYTSIMSTRLYLSLVIACVIGGFISPVLEAILISLLPYCGPNQIENVFCDFPPLISLACTDTKMYILVEFVVSSFIILLSFAFVLLSYIRVILVIIKIKSKVGRQKTFSTCGAHLIVVSLFFGSIGFMYLRITKSASVDYDRAVGLTYAVFTPLANPIIYGLRNHDIKTFLLRRVQSQNFFHVLISK, from the coding sequence ATGGAGAAACTTGACAACCATAGCAAAGTTAATGAAATTATACTATCTGGGTTCCCAAGTCTCGAACGTTTTCACATTTTACTCTTTGTGATACTTCTGATCATCTATCTGTTCATCATCACTGGCAATTGTTTAATTATATTAGTCATTCAGAACGTGCCCAGCCTACACTTTCCCATGTATTTCTTCATTGGGGCTTTATCATGTCTGGAGATTTGTTATACAGCAGTCACAATTCCAAAAATGCTGGCCGACCTACTGGATAAAGAGAATAAAATCTCTTTCACTGGGTGTCTACTACAAGCCTACTTCCTACATGCTTTTGGAGCTGCAGAATGTTATATCCTTACCATAATGGCCTATGATCGGTATTTGGCCATCTGTAAACCGCTACAATACACATCTATAATGTCAACTAGGCTTTATCTCAGCTTAGTTATTGCTTGTGTTATTGGTGGATTTATCAGCCCTGTGCTTGAAGCTATCTTAATATCTCTTCTACCTTATTGTGGTCCAAATCAAATAGAAAATGTTTTCTGTGACTTCCCTCCATTGATCTCATTGGCATGTACTGATACAAAGATGTACATACTGGTTGAGTTTGTGGTCAGCTCTTTCATCATCCTTTTAAGTTTTGCCTTTGTTCTGCTATCTTACATCAGAGTAATACTTGTTATAATAAAGATCAAGTCCAAAGTTGGGCGTCAGAAGACGTTCTCGACTTGTGGGGCCCATCTCATCGTTGTCAGTCTATTCTTTGGCAGCATTGGCTTTATGTACTTGCGTATTACAAAAAGTGCCTCTGTAGACTATGATAGGGCTGTTGGTCTTACTTATGCTGTTTTTACCCCTTTAGCTAACCCTATCATATATGGCTTGAGAAATCATGATATTAAAACATTTTTGCTCAGACGTGTACAATCTCAGAATTTTTTTCACGTTCTGATTTCAAAATAA